Proteins co-encoded in one Gracilimonas sp. genomic window:
- a CDS encoding aminotransferase class I/II-fold pyridoxal phosphate-dependent enzyme produces MDENSQKALGRALEQLSEWKFSFGDWEQDSTLSVSGEKEQEVFRRLVQRLKCNFPFHHPVYAGQMLKPPHPLTWAAYAMAMSINPNNHALDGGPPSSEMEKEAVAELAQFFGYGEEFLGHLTASGTIANLEALWVARESHPDKKIAFSENSHYTHQRMCGVLRVEGVKVPVKHNGSFDLEAVNPEEIGTMVVTLGTTGLGEVEPLDEILPWAKKHGIRIHIDAAYGGFFRTLKDSGIIDGTSWKRIEEADSIVVDPHKHGLQPYGCGCVLFKNPAVGKFYKHDSPYTYFTSKDLHLGEISLECSRAGAAAVALWATLQMFPLKENEGFGPILKKCLQAARNMYDLIGSSQKLKAFKKPDLDILGYFPAQAKTTSEISEKSKAVFDAGMREQSFYLSLYKIPANTFNRLHPEYKVDTEQVTILRSVFMKPEQEEFVNELFERIKNYC; encoded by the coding sequence ATGGATGAAAACTCACAAAAAGCGTTAGGCCGGGCTCTGGAACAGCTTTCAGAGTGGAAGTTCTCTTTTGGGGATTGGGAGCAGGACTCCACGCTTTCTGTTTCCGGAGAAAAAGAGCAGGAAGTTTTTAGGCGTTTGGTGCAGCGGCTAAAGTGCAATTTCCCATTCCATCATCCGGTTTATGCGGGGCAAATGCTGAAGCCTCCACATCCGCTTACATGGGCGGCTTATGCGATGGCGATGTCCATCAACCCCAATAACCATGCGTTGGATGGTGGACCTCCATCCTCAGAAATGGAAAAAGAAGCTGTGGCTGAGCTGGCTCAGTTTTTTGGATATGGAGAAGAGTTTTTGGGACACCTCACGGCAAGCGGAACCATAGCGAACCTGGAAGCTCTTTGGGTGGCTCGGGAATCTCATCCCGACAAAAAAATTGCCTTCTCTGAAAATTCCCATTACACCCACCAGCGAATGTGTGGTGTGTTAAGAGTGGAAGGAGTGAAGGTGCCGGTTAAACATAATGGTTCTTTTGATTTAGAAGCTGTGAACCCTGAGGAAATAGGAACGATGGTGGTTACCCTGGGGACCACGGGACTGGGAGAGGTAGAACCACTGGATGAAATTCTGCCCTGGGCAAAAAAGCATGGAATCCGGATTCACATCGATGCAGCCTATGGAGGCTTTTTCAGAACGCTCAAAGATTCCGGAATCATAGACGGTACATCCTGGAAACGGATAGAAGAAGCCGACAGCATTGTGGTGGACCCACATAAACACGGGCTTCAGCCTTATGGTTGTGGATGCGTGCTTTTCAAAAACCCGGCTGTGGGGAAATTCTATAAACACGATTCTCCCTATACCTATTTCACTTCGAAAGACCTTCACCTTGGTGAAATCAGCCTGGAATGTTCCCGGGCCGGTGCTGCAGCGGTGGCTCTTTGGGCTACCTTGCAGATGTTTCCCCTGAAAGAAAACGAGGGCTTCGGACCTATCCTGAAAAAATGCCTGCAAGCTGCCCGGAATATGTATGATTTGATTGGCTCGTCCCAAAAACTTAAGGCATTCAAAAAACCGGATTTGGATATTCTGGGATACTTTCCTGCGCAAGCAAAAACGACTTCAGAGATCTCTGAAAAATCCAAGGCCGTGTTTGATGCGGGGATGAGAGAGCAGTCATTTTATCTTTCCCTGTATAAAATTCCGGCTAACACGTTTAATCGCCTTCACCCCGAATATAAAGTGGATACGGAGCAGGTGACCATTCTGAGGAGCGTGTTCATGAAGCCCGAGCAAGAAGAGTTTGTAAATGAGCTGTTTGAACGAATCAAAAATTACTGCTGA